In Spirochaetota bacterium, one genomic interval encodes:
- a CDS encoding type II toxin-antitoxin system HicA family toxin codes for MLKLFQKAGWRILRVKGRHVMAGPNGDRPTTAKPDGMSAIRARQEAQ; via the coding sequence ATGCTGAAACTGTTCCAGAAAGCCGGATGGAGGATATTGCGGGTAAAAGGCAGACATGTGATGGCGGGGCCAAACGGTGACCGCCCCACAACGGCGAAACCCGACGGCATGAGCGCGATCAGGGCCCGCCAGGAGGCACAATGA